The Pristis pectinata isolate sPriPec2 chromosome 41, sPriPec2.1.pri, whole genome shotgun sequence genome window below encodes:
- the LOC127566447 gene encoding immunoglobulin superfamily member 1-like isoform X1 — protein sequence MLPVFILLLLGRLAEIGKAREYVPTPSITAEPTSATGLQGGIMTFKCNTGIDGEKRVYLFRGSEKIFEVLSMSEPVVFFTLANLTWKSGGMYRCMSEISQPKRKKSQPSDALRLTMLGIQAPLSILRPPAAEVSKGGNLNMICTANAGDKCFFSTYRDNRYSQFHLGKRRNNTSISMLNLTRSDAGNYTCYCLVEVNGIFAFSAPSNLMELTVIENIPKPNITFEPTSGIGLQGGVILVKCEVPIAGEKLVSLLTGSKKIFDILSLAEPAVFFTLTNLSSTSARNYRCMYEMLLPKKSKSGPSDEIQLTILDVQAPLSILHPSSVKVTEGSNLHFTCIADTKHKCFFYEYSDEEYSPYQPAEERNKTTISMPNLRHCDTGHYACHCLVEVNGSFAFSALSNLMTLTVIEGDKAMSEKTETDVSHGGLLVIAMAVPVLLGLIVIFAVLAICLSKKDPDQH from the exons GTCGACTCGCAGAAATCGGAAAAGCTCGGG AATATGTTCCGACGCCCAGCATCACTGCTGAACCCACATCTGCCACAGGGCTTCAAGGTGGCATCATGACCTTCAAGTGTAACACTGGCATTGACGGGGAAAAGCGAGTTTATTTATTCAGAGGTTCTGAGAAAATTTTCGAGGTTCTTTCCATGTCGGAGCCGGTTGTATTTTTCACACTTGCAAACCTAACCTGGAAAAGCGGAGGAATGTACCGGTGTATGTCGGAAATTTCCCAAcccaaaagaaaaaaatctcagcCCAGTGACGCGTTACGATTAACAATGCTTG GCATCCAAGCACCGCTAAGCATATTGCGCCCACCTGCAGCCGAAGTTTCTAAGGGCGGGAATCTGAACATGATCTGCACAGCGAACGCGGGAGATAAGTGCTTCTTCTCTACGTACAGAGATAATCGATATTCGCAATTCCACCTGGGGAAAAGAAGGAACAATACCAGCATTTCAATGCTGAACTTAACTCGTAGCGACGCCGGGAACTATACCTGTTATTGCCTGGTGGAAGTGAACGGTATTTTTGCATTCTCGGCCCCGAGTAACCTCATGGAATTGACGGTGATTG AAAATATTCCGAAACCCAACATCACTTTTGAACCCACGTCGGGCATCGGACTTCAAGGAGGCGTCATTCTCGTCAAGTGTGAAGTTCCCATTGCCGGCGAGAAATTGGTGTCTCTGTTAACAGGTTCCAAAAAGATTTTCGATATTCTCTCCCTTGCGGAGCCGGCAGTATTTTTCACACTTACCAATCTGAGTTCTACAAGCGCAAGAAATTATCGATGCATGTACGAAATGTTACTACCCAAGAAAAGCAAATCGGGTCCAAGTGATGAGATTCAATTAACgatccttg ATGTCCAAGCACCGTTGAGCATCTTACACCCATCCTCAGTCAAGGTTACTGAAGGCAGCAATCTCCACTTTACCTGCATAGCCGACACGAAACATAAATGTTTCTTCTATGAATATAGTGACGAAGAATATTCTCCATACCAGCCGGCAGAAGAAAGGAACAAAACCACCATTTCAATGCCCAACCTAAGACATTGCGACACCGGACATTATGCATGCCATTGCCTCGTGGAGGTGAACGGTAGTTTTGCATTCTCGGCTCTGAGTAACCTCATGACGTTGACTGTGATTG AAGGCGACAAGGCCATGTCTGAAAAAACTGAAACGGACGTCA GTCATGGAGGCCTTCTGGTAATAGCTATGGCCGTTCCAGTGCTCCTAGGGCTTATCGTGATTTTTGCAGTACTGGCCATCTGCCTGTCGAAAAAAG atccagATCAGCATTAA
- the LOC127566447 gene encoding immunoglobulin superfamily member 1-like isoform X2 — translation MTFKCNTGIDGEKRVYLFRGSEKIFEVLSMSEPVVFFTLANLTWKSGGMYRCMSEISQPKRKKSQPSDALRLTMLGIQAPLSILRPPAAEVSKGGNLNMICTANAGDKCFFSTYRDNRYSQFHLGKRRNNTSISMLNLTRSDAGNYTCYCLVEVNGIFAFSAPSNLMELTVIENIPKPNITFEPTSGIGLQGGVILVKCEVPIAGEKLVSLLTGSKKIFDILSLAEPAVFFTLTNLSSTSARNYRCMYEMLLPKKSKSGPSDEIQLTILDVQAPLSILHPSSVKVTEGSNLHFTCIADTKHKCFFYEYSDEEYSPYQPAEERNKTTISMPNLRHCDTGHYACHCLVEVNGSFAFSALSNLMTLTVIEGDKAMSEKTETDVSHGGLLVIAMAVPVLLGLIVIFAVLAICLSKKDPDQH, via the exons ATGACCTTCAAGTGTAACACTGGCATTGACGGGGAAAAGCGAGTTTATTTATTCAGAGGTTCTGAGAAAATTTTCGAGGTTCTTTCCATGTCGGAGCCGGTTGTATTTTTCACACTTGCAAACCTAACCTGGAAAAGCGGAGGAATGTACCGGTGTATGTCGGAAATTTCCCAAcccaaaagaaaaaaatctcagcCCAGTGACGCGTTACGATTAACAATGCTTG GCATCCAAGCACCGCTAAGCATATTGCGCCCACCTGCAGCCGAAGTTTCTAAGGGCGGGAATCTGAACATGATCTGCACAGCGAACGCGGGAGATAAGTGCTTCTTCTCTACGTACAGAGATAATCGATATTCGCAATTCCACCTGGGGAAAAGAAGGAACAATACCAGCATTTCAATGCTGAACTTAACTCGTAGCGACGCCGGGAACTATACCTGTTATTGCCTGGTGGAAGTGAACGGTATTTTTGCATTCTCGGCCCCGAGTAACCTCATGGAATTGACGGTGATTG AAAATATTCCGAAACCCAACATCACTTTTGAACCCACGTCGGGCATCGGACTTCAAGGAGGCGTCATTCTCGTCAAGTGTGAAGTTCCCATTGCCGGCGAGAAATTGGTGTCTCTGTTAACAGGTTCCAAAAAGATTTTCGATATTCTCTCCCTTGCGGAGCCGGCAGTATTTTTCACACTTACCAATCTGAGTTCTACAAGCGCAAGAAATTATCGATGCATGTACGAAATGTTACTACCCAAGAAAAGCAAATCGGGTCCAAGTGATGAGATTCAATTAACgatccttg ATGTCCAAGCACCGTTGAGCATCTTACACCCATCCTCAGTCAAGGTTACTGAAGGCAGCAATCTCCACTTTACCTGCATAGCCGACACGAAACATAAATGTTTCTTCTATGAATATAGTGACGAAGAATATTCTCCATACCAGCCGGCAGAAGAAAGGAACAAAACCACCATTTCAATGCCCAACCTAAGACATTGCGACACCGGACATTATGCATGCCATTGCCTCGTGGAGGTGAACGGTAGTTTTGCATTCTCGGCTCTGAGTAACCTCATGACGTTGACTGTGATTG AAGGCGACAAGGCCATGTCTGAAAAAACTGAAACGGACGTCA GTCATGGAGGCCTTCTGGTAATAGCTATGGCCGTTCCAGTGCTCCTAGGGCTTATCGTGATTTTTGCAGTACTGGCCATCTGCCTGTCGAAAAAAG atccagATCAGCATTAA